From Acinetobacter lwoffii, a single genomic window includes:
- a CDS encoding LysE family transporter, translating to MSLLFTICLLHFVAQLSPGPDILLIAKSAASTTRQNALKIIAGISAGIVVWVVLTLAGFTVLIDQFRWIQHALMLLGGIFLAKMGWAMLKGGVHSFKNGHQTDDDTNGQVQAKNYFMLGLWTNLSNPKTLIYFSSVFSLALSSSASDYLKAQLAVIIPLQTFITFTLLMLLISQPKIKILYQRSGSYIDMMSGGLFLLFALWLWYEALILMN from the coding sequence ATGTCTCTGCTTTTTACGATCTGTCTCCTGCATTTTGTTGCTCAACTCAGTCCCGGTCCCGATATTTTGCTCATTGCCAAAAGTGCCGCATCTACAACACGCCAGAATGCCTTGAAAATTATTGCAGGGATCTCTGCCGGTATTGTGGTTTGGGTAGTACTGACACTTGCGGGTTTTACTGTGTTAATTGACCAGTTTCGATGGATCCAGCACGCCTTAATGCTTTTGGGTGGCATATTCTTGGCTAAAATGGGATGGGCCATGTTAAAGGGTGGTGTGCATAGCTTTAAAAATGGACATCAGACCGACGACGATACAAATGGACAGGTGCAAGCTAAAAACTATTTTATGTTGGGCTTATGGACCAATCTTTCTAATCCCAAAACACTGATCTATTTTAGTAGCGTATTTTCACTGGCCTTAAGTTCGTCTGCTTCCGATTATTTGAAAGCACAGTTAGCGGTAATTATTCCCTTGCAGACTTTTATCACCTTCACTTTATTGATGCTGTTGATTTCCCAACCAAAAATTAAAATCTTGTACCAGCGTTCGGGGAGTTATATTGATATGATGTCAGGCGGACTATTTCTGCTATTTGCATTGTGGTTATGGTATGAAGCACTTATTCTGATGAATTAA
- a CDS encoding FxsA family protein gives MKLFLIILAGLILEVFVWIGVGDLVGSMWYVFFWFVAAFFIGMNLIRKYSAGVMPQMQQMQMGQMSADPALTGNLPKILAGFFLLIPGLITDVLAVLMLIPAVQQVFKAAMMKAMMKRQQLMMEKMMGGMMGDMGGAQGQNPFAEMMRQMQDMQNQQSGRGDSNIIDGEAREVRPEAKKIEMKDINPK, from the coding sequence ATGAAATTATTTCTTATTATCCTTGCAGGCTTAATCCTAGAAGTATTTGTCTGGATTGGCGTGGGTGACCTCGTCGGGAGCATGTGGTACGTATTTTTCTGGTTTGTAGCCGCATTTTTTATTGGTATGAACCTGATTCGTAAATACTCGGCCGGTGTCATGCCACAGATGCAGCAAATGCAAATGGGACAAATGAGTGCAGATCCTGCATTAACAGGAAATTTACCTAAAATTCTGGCAGGTTTCTTTTTGCTTATTCCTGGATTGATCACCGACGTATTGGCAGTATTGATGCTCATTCCAGCGGTTCAGCAGGTCTTTAAAGCTGCCATGATGAAAGCCATGATGAAGCGTCAGCAACTCATGATGGAAAAAATGATGGGTGGCATGATGGGCGATATGGGTGGTGCACAAGGCCAGAACCCATTTGCCGAGATGATGCGTCAAATGCAGGATATGCAAAATCAGCAATCAGGTCGCGGTGATTCCAACATTATTGATGGTGAAGCACGTGAAGTGAGACCTGAGGCGAAAAAAATTGAAATGAAAGATATCAATCCAAAATAA
- the ruvC gene encoding crossover junction endodeoxyribonuclease RuvC yields the protein MSLIIGIDPGSRLTGYGIIEKDGSKLTFVDAGTIRTETTEMPERLKRIFAGVERIVKFYGPTEAAVEQVFMAQNPDSALKLGQARGAAVAALVNLDLKVAEYTARQIKQSVVGYGAADKEQVQMMVMNILKLSIKPQQDAADALAAAICHAHASGSMSKMAVLNALGGMARGRSRVSSRRR from the coding sequence ATGTCATTAATTATTGGGATTGACCCCGGTTCTCGTTTAACCGGTTACGGAATTATCGAAAAAGACGGCTCCAAACTGACTTTTGTTGATGCCGGCACCATCAGAACAGAAACGACAGAAATGCCTGAACGTTTAAAACGCATCTTTGCCGGCGTGGAACGCATTGTAAAATTTTACGGCCCCACTGAAGCTGCAGTCGAACAGGTCTTTATGGCACAAAATCCGGATTCTGCCTTAAAACTCGGTCAGGCCCGTGGTGCTGCTGTTGCTGCACTGGTCAATCTGGATTTGAAAGTCGCTGAATATACCGCGCGCCAGATCAAGCAGTCGGTAGTGGGTTATGGCGCTGCCGACAAAGAACAGGTACAGATGATGGTGATGAATATTCTAAAACTCAGCATTAAACCGCAACAGGATGCTGCCGACGCCCTAGCTGCTGCCATTTGTCATGCCCATGCCTCGGGCAGTATGAGTAAAATGGCGGTATTGAATGCGCTGGGCGGTATGGCACGTGGCCGTAGTCGTGTCAGCAGCCGTCGTCGCTAA
- a CDS encoding acylphosphatase, translating to MPVIKLNISGQVQGVGYRYWFAEQAQGLGLKGHVQNLSTGEVEAVMVGTDSQLQEMIARSWQGPARATVQAIIQEYLKYDLNVQDFKILR from the coding sequence GTGCCAGTCATCAAACTGAATATTTCAGGCCAAGTACAAGGAGTCGGATACCGCTACTGGTTTGCCGAGCAGGCTCAAGGACTTGGACTGAAGGGACATGTGCAGAACTTAAGTACGGGTGAAGTGGAGGCTGTGATGGTTGGAACAGATTCTCAGCTTCAGGAAATGATTGCACGAAGTTGGCAAGGGCCTGCTCGTGCAACTGTACAAGCGATTATTCAGGAATATCTGAAATACGATCTAAATGTTCAAGACTTTAAAATATTGCGTTAA
- a CDS encoding NAD(P)H-hydrate dehydratase has product MQQQVYHSHDLQAWEQRWFQQQNSSYGLMQQVAWGISQRLITLFSQQKIKKIVVCCGQGNNAGDGYLVAKYLKQAGFNVDIYAAELGNSKDLASAVQEAQQAGLQPYSHFDFQSEYEVYIDALFGIGLNRQLDSDWQNIIQMINQKTGLKISIDIPSGLDANTGQPLPVAIKADYAFTGLGLKAGLFTGQGKEYAGKIELISAIPTDAEIQPIAQLASHQIQLPKRQAFGHKGSYGHVLVIGGHADMGGAVIMAAEAAFAAGAGKVTIVCDAKHHTAILSRAPNIMLRDINLLTQEQRQALIQQVDAVCFGMGLGRDRGAKAQYEIWFELIQQSDLEVILDADALWFLAQQPQVLNSKTYATPHPGEAATLLACSTVEVEMDRIAAIHALQQKYQGQWVLKGSGCLILEERLYICNAGNAGMGTGGMGDVLAGMIASLKAQFAQTIHLHEIVTLHALAGDELAKNGQRGLQAQDMKHAIYQVVNR; this is encoded by the coding sequence ATGCAGCAACAAGTTTACCATAGCCACGATCTACAAGCATGGGAGCAGCGCTGGTTTCAACAGCAAAATAGTTCCTACGGTTTAATGCAACAAGTCGCCTGGGGGATTAGTCAGCGACTGATCACTTTATTTTCCCAGCAAAAAATAAAAAAAATAGTGGTCTGCTGTGGTCAGGGCAATAATGCCGGCGATGGTTACCTGGTGGCCAAATATCTCAAACAGGCGGGATTCAATGTTGATATTTATGCGGCTGAGTTAGGTAATTCCAAAGATTTGGCATCGGCTGTGCAGGAAGCCCAGCAGGCTGGTTTGCAGCCTTATTCGCATTTTGATTTCCAATCCGAATATGAGGTCTATATCGATGCCTTATTCGGAATTGGTCTGAACCGTCAGCTGGATTCTGACTGGCAAAATATTATTCAAATGATCAATCAGAAAACTGGACTAAAAATATCAATCGATATTCCGAGTGGACTGGATGCCAATACCGGCCAGCCTTTGCCTGTTGCGATCAAAGCTGACTATGCTTTCACAGGTTTAGGGCTCAAGGCAGGATTGTTTACCGGACAAGGCAAAGAATATGCGGGCAAGATCGAACTAATCTCTGCTATTCCAACAGACGCAGAAATTCAACCGATTGCCCAGCTTGCATCACATCAGATCCAATTACCCAAACGCCAAGCCTTTGGTCATAAAGGTAGTTATGGTCATGTCTTGGTGATTGGTGGACATGCCGATATGGGCGGTGCTGTGATTATGGCAGCAGAAGCAGCATTTGCTGCCGGAGCAGGTAAAGTCACCATCGTTTGTGATGCAAAACACCACACCGCGATTTTGTCACGTGCACCGAATATCATGCTGCGTGATATCAATCTTTTAACTCAGGAACAACGCCAAGCACTGATTCAGCAGGTCGATGCAGTGTGTTTTGGTATGGGATTAGGTCGTGATCGTGGGGCAAAAGCGCAATACGAAATCTGGTTTGAGCTGATTCAGCAATCTGATCTAGAGGTTATTTTGGATGCAGATGCGCTGTGGTTTTTAGCCCAACAGCCGCAAGTTTTGAATTCCAAGACCTATGCGACTCCGCATCCTGGGGAAGCAGCCACGTTACTGGCATGTAGCACTGTGGAAGTCGAAATGGATAGGATTGCAGCTATTCATGCCCTGCAACAAAAATATCAGGGACAGTGGGTGCTAAAAGGTTCAGGATGCCTGATTCTGGAAGAAAGGCTTTACATCTGCAATGCCGGGAATGCCGGTATGGGAACTGGCGGAATGGGGGATGTGCTGGCCGGAATGATTGCCAGTTTAAAGGCACAATTTGCACAAACCATCCATTTGCATGAAATTGTGACGCTACATGCTCTTGCAGGTGATGAACTGGCCAAAAATGGCCAACGTGGTTTGCAGGCTCAGGATATGAAACATGCGATTTATCAGGTGGTGAATCGCTAA
- the queG gene encoding tRNA epoxyqueuosine(34) reductase QueG encodes MTTPNSHAQIQVYQQDTAEIKAWIKAQALELGFSDCVIAKPDAQAELARLQEYLDRGYHGDMKFLEENLEKRANPALLVPGTRSIICVRMDYLVEAPQPRYIPYAPNSAIIARYARGRDYHKTMRGRLKTLATKIRGKIGDFESRPFADSAPIFEKSLAESAGMGWTGKHTLLIHKTSGSFFVLGELFTSLELPFDEPATKHCGSCTACIDICPTQAIVEPYMLDARRCIAYLTIEYKGIIPEDLRRGIGNRVFGCDDCQLICPWNSFAQVTSIEDFHPRHGLDQVSLLDLWQWDEATFLSATEGSPMRRTGYQSFMRNIAIGLGNAPFDGQIIPALQQQRNQHDEIVQVHIDWAIQEQLAKSS; translated from the coding sequence ATGACAACTCCCAATTCTCACGCGCAAATTCAAGTTTATCAACAAGATACAGCCGAGATAAAAGCCTGGATTAAAGCGCAGGCTTTAGAATTGGGTTTTTCTGATTGTGTCATTGCCAAACCAGATGCTCAAGCAGAATTAGCACGCTTACAGGAATATCTGGATCGTGGTTATCATGGTGACATGAAGTTTCTGGAAGAAAATCTGGAAAAACGTGCCAATCCTGCTTTACTGGTTCCCGGCACACGCAGCATTATCTGTGTGCGTATGGATTATCTGGTCGAGGCACCACAACCACGTTATATCCCTTATGCACCCAACTCTGCCATTATCGCGCGTTATGCCCGTGGCCGGGATTATCATAAGACTATGCGTGGTCGTCTGAAAACCCTGGCGACAAAAATCCGGGGAAAAATCGGAGATTTTGAATCACGTCCTTTTGCGGATTCTGCACCCATTTTTGAAAAATCGCTGGCTGAAAGTGCCGGCATGGGCTGGACAGGTAAACACACCCTGCTGATTCATAAAACATCAGGCTCATTCTTTGTACTGGGTGAACTGTTTACTTCACTGGAACTGCCCTTTGATGAACCCGCGACCAAACATTGTGGCTCCTGTACTGCCTGTATCGACATCTGTCCGACTCAAGCCATTGTCGAGCCTTATATGTTAGATGCTCGCCGCTGTATCGCCTATCTGACCATCGAATATAAAGGCATTATTCCAGAAGATTTGCGACGCGGAATTGGTAACCGGGTTTTTGGTTGTGACGATTGCCAGCTGATATGTCCATGGAACAGTTTCGCCCAAGTGACCTCGATAGAGGATTTTCATCCGCGGCATGGACTGGATCAAGTGAGTTTACTGGATTTATGGCAATGGGATGAAGCCACCTTTTTAAGTGCGACTGAAGGCAGTCCGATGCGTCGTACGGGTTATCAAAGCTTTATGCGCAATATCGCCATTGGTTTGGGCAATGCACCCTTTGATGGGCAGATTATTCCGGCCCTTCAGCAGCAGCGTAATCAACATGATGAAATTGTGCAGGTACATATCGATTGGGCTATTCAAGAACAACTGGCAAAATCCAGTTGA
- the bioB gene encoding biotin synthase BioB, producing the protein MNSSDAVRNDWSREEIQALYQQPLMDLVFQAQQVHREHFTANTVQVSTLLSIKTGKCPEDCKYCSQSAHYDSKLEAEKRIAVDKVIQEAKQALASGSSRFCMGAAWRNPHERDMPYVLEMVREVKALGLETCMTLGMLNGSQAERLKDAGLDYYNHNLDTSREYYSHIISTRSFDDRLDTLDHVRQAGMKVCSGGIVGLGESRDDRIGLLYELATLAIHPESVPINMLVPIEGTPMADVEKLDVIEWIRTIAVARLLMPKSYIRLSAGRESLSDSDQALAFMAGANSIFSGEKLLTTPNTSQGRDQQLFAKLGLVAEQPKPSVRSLATDAMAS; encoded by the coding sequence ATGAACAGTAGTGATGCGGTACGTAATGATTGGTCACGTGAAGAAATACAAGCTCTATATCAACAGCCTTTAATGGATTTAGTGTTCCAAGCGCAACAGGTTCATCGTGAACATTTCACTGCGAATACCGTTCAGGTCAGTACCCTGCTCTCGATTAAAACAGGTAAATGCCCTGAAGACTGTAAATACTGTTCACAATCAGCGCATTATGATTCCAAACTGGAAGCTGAAAAACGCATTGCGGTCGATAAAGTGATTCAGGAAGCCAAACAGGCGCTAGCATCAGGAAGTTCACGTTTCTGTATGGGGGCTGCATGGCGCAACCCACATGAACGCGATATGCCTTATGTGCTGGAAATGGTGCGTGAAGTCAAAGCACTAGGTCTGGAAACCTGCATGACACTGGGGATGCTAAATGGATCGCAAGCTGAACGCTTGAAAGATGCGGGACTGGATTATTACAACCATAATCTGGATACTTCTCGTGAATACTATTCACATATCATCAGCACGCGTAGCTTTGATGATCGTCTGGATACTCTGGATCATGTACGTCAGGCTGGCATGAAAGTCTGTAGTGGCGGTATTGTGGGTCTGGGCGAAAGCCGTGATGACCGGATTGGTTTGTTATATGAACTTGCAACTCTGGCAATTCATCCTGAATCCGTGCCGATTAATATGTTGGTACCGATTGAAGGTACACCGATGGCAGATGTAGAAAAACTGGATGTGATTGAGTGGATTCGTACCATTGCAGTAGCACGGTTGCTGATGCCAAAAAGTTATATTCGCCTTTCTGCCGGCCGTGAATCCTTAAGCGATTCGGATCAAGCGCTAGCATTTATGGCCGGTGCCAATTCTATTTTCTCTGGTGAAAAACTGCTGACGACCCCTAATACATCCCAAGGCCGGGATCAGCAACTTTTTGCAAAATTAGGTTTAGTTGCAGAACAGCCAAAACCGAGTGTTCGCAGTCTGGCTACAGATGCAATGGCAAGTTAA
- a CDS encoding metallophosphoesterase, protein MNYSPILTINTNQTDHIYVVGDLHGCYSLLMQELQKNHFDFQNDVLICTGDLVDRGEENLACISLLDQPWFYTVRGNHEEMCIKSPHDPKIKDIHARNGGEWFYQLSQTQRLEIIELFKQLPLVIEVQLEHKKIGVVHADIDIHNWNAFKQDISQGDYKISGVTSAYSNALWGRGRIRNHSEHYDTVENIDEIYLGHTIVKEHTKIDNCHYIDVGSSFTKKLCIVKIQ, encoded by the coding sequence ATGAATTATTCTCCTATTTTGACAATCAATACAAATCAAACGGATCATATATATGTGGTTGGTGATTTGCATGGCTGTTATAGCCTTTTGATGCAAGAACTCCAAAAAAATCATTTTGATTTTCAGAATGATGTGCTCATTTGTACGGGTGATCTTGTAGATCGAGGTGAAGAAAACTTAGCGTGTATTTCATTACTAGACCAACCTTGGTTCTATACGGTGCGTGGTAATCATGAAGAAATGTGTATCAAGTCACCTCATGATCCTAAAATAAAAGATATTCATGCACGTAATGGAGGTGAATGGTTTTATCAGTTATCTCAAACACAGCGGCTAGAAATTATTGAGCTTTTTAAGCAGTTGCCTTTAGTCATAGAAGTTCAATTGGAACATAAAAAGATTGGTGTGGTGCACGCAGACATTGACATACATAATTGGAATGCCTTTAAGCAAGATATTAGTCAAGGCGACTATAAGATCTCTGGTGTAACTTCTGCTTATAGCAATGCACTTTGGGGGAGAGGACGTATCCGTAATCATTCAGAACATTATGATACTGTGGAAAATATTGATGAAATTTATCTAGGCCACACAATTGTAAAAGAACATACTAAAATTGATAATTGCCATTATATTGATGTCGGCTCTTCTTTCACCAAGAAGCTTTGTATTGTAAAAATCCAGTAA
- a CDS encoding competence protein CoiA family protein has product MTMYIALNENNKLVNIKQVERGLACQCTCFECGEAVIARKGEIKEHHFAHASNKVSCTINPESVLHKYAKEVIVESMGLMLPALPDSDSEAA; this is encoded by the coding sequence ATGACGATGTATATTGCATTAAACGAAAATAATAAATTGGTTAATATTAAGCAGGTTGAACGTGGGCTCGCATGCCAATGCACTTGCTTTGAATGTGGTGAAGCTGTTATCGCTCGTAAAGGTGAGATTAAGGAACATCATTTTGCTCATGCAAGTAATAAAGTAAGCTGTACGATTAACCCTGAATCCGTACTACATAAATATGCCAAAGAGGTTATTGTTGAATCTATGGGACTTATGCTTCCTGCTCTACCTGACTCAGATAGTGAAGCTGCATAG
- a CDS encoding McrC family protein — MPDFTVREYAFISVAYEGCPDPTLDHAYISGKAFEHLCELSASFSKHGAKVFELAGRRKLKLDQYVGVIETPCGTRIEILPKHVELNGSDDQDIIQQERKLLQKMLSVSLHLPYREAGSANLNRFKQSLHEWIMTQFLASFERLVQRGLRFDYNRVQEEQKFLRGQLQHVKYMRQPLTKKHIFPIEHDVYEVNRPENRLIRTALEVVCKKSKDASNWKLAQELRLMTNEIPRSQKIKQDFRQWQSGRLLALYAEIKPWTELILGEYMPVSTQGEWRGMSLLFPMEKLFEHYVAYHLRRNLPEYTVKTQYATEHICQHQERRIFKLKPDIFIECLNAKPIVMDTKWKLIDQSDRAGRYGLKDSDIQQMFAYSHYYLKHDSDVVLVYPYRKDKFTQPLDDFKFRLPSSAKLRVVPFNVDDPKNFKII, encoded by the coding sequence ATGCCTGATTTTACCGTCCGAGAATATGCCTTCATTAGCGTTGCTTATGAAGGCTGTCCTGATCCAACTTTAGACCATGCTTATATATCTGGGAAAGCATTTGAGCATCTATGTGAGCTCTCAGCATCATTTTCAAAGCACGGTGCGAAAGTATTTGAGTTGGCAGGGCGAAGAAAGCTTAAGCTTGATCAATATGTGGGAGTGATAGAAACCCCATGTGGTACACGGATTGAAATCCTCCCTAAACATGTGGAGCTTAATGGCAGTGATGATCAAGATATTATTCAGCAAGAACGTAAACTGCTTCAGAAAATGCTGAGTGTTTCACTACATTTACCATATAGAGAAGCAGGAAGTGCCAATTTAAACCGCTTTAAACAATCTTTGCATGAATGGATTATGACGCAGTTCCTTGCGTCGTTTGAGCGTTTGGTACAACGTGGTTTACGTTTTGATTATAACCGTGTGCAAGAGGAACAAAAGTTTTTACGTGGACAATTACAGCATGTGAAATATATGCGTCAGCCACTTACAAAGAAACATATCTTTCCGATTGAGCATGATGTTTATGAGGTGAATCGACCTGAAAATAGATTGATACGTACAGCCTTAGAAGTGGTGTGTAAAAAGAGCAAAGACGCAAGTAATTGGAAATTGGCGCAAGAGCTGAGACTCATGACCAATGAGATCCCTCGAAGCCAAAAGATTAAGCAGGATTTTAGACAATGGCAGTCAGGACGTTTACTCGCTTTGTATGCTGAGATTAAACCTTGGACGGAGTTAATCTTAGGTGAATATATGCCTGTATCTACTCAGGGGGAGTGGCGTGGCATGAGTTTACTCTTCCCAATGGAGAAGCTATTTGAGCACTATGTTGCTTATCATCTACGCCGTAACTTACCCGAATATACTGTGAAGACACAGTATGCGACGGAGCATATTTGTCAGCATCAAGAACGTCGTATTTTTAAGCTTAAGCCTGATATTTTCATTGAATGTCTGAATGCAAAACCGATTGTGATGGATACCAAGTGGAAGTTGATTGATCAAAGTGATCGAGCTGGGCGTTATGGTTTGAAAGACAGTGATATTCAGCAAATGTTTGCTTATAGCCACTATTACCTCAAGCATGACAGTGATGTTGTACTTGTCTATCCATATCGGAAGGACAAGTTCACGCAGCCATTGGATGACTTTAAGTTTAGGCTTCCCTCTAGTGCAAAACTACGTGTAGTACCTTTCAATGTAGATGATCCAAAAAACTTCAAAATTATTTAG